One Streptomyces sp. V4I8 genomic window carries:
- the egtA gene encoding ergothioneine biosynthesis glutamate--cysteine ligase EgtA produces MSDSVSDCTEQPRTAVTEAEVEALVRGICFKTGPPRTLGVEVEWLVHELRSARLPVTPERLEAAYAALRTVHLRSALTVEPGGQLELSSPPATSLMECIGTVAADLDTARAVLREHDLGLVGLGNDPWHSPRRFLREPRYDAMEACLDRAGPAGRAMMCTSASVQVCLDSGYEEPGPLGHGRRWWLAHQLGAVLVAAFANSPLAGREPTGWLSTRQLLWMEIGAGRAGAPPLDGDPRIAWARHVLDAPVMCVRREGGPWDIPDGMTFREWTRSGAPRPPTREDLDYHLTTLFPPVRPRGHLELRMIDAQPGEDGWIVPLAVTTALFDDPEAAETAYRAVKPLAERALSLPAPHNPLWIDAARSGLADPELREVADTCFATALEALPRLGVTTEVTDAVAAYRDRYVSRGRCPADDLLDELYGTDRTLHGKDDRT; encoded by the coding sequence ATGTCAGATTCGGTGAGTGACTGTACGGAGCAGCCCCGCACCGCGGTCACCGAAGCCGAGGTGGAGGCCCTGGTCAGGGGCATCTGCTTCAAGACCGGCCCACCCCGCACCCTCGGGGTCGAAGTGGAATGGCTCGTCCACGAGCTGCGCAGTGCGCGGCTCCCCGTGACACCCGAACGACTCGAAGCGGCCTACGCCGCACTACGGACCGTGCATCTGAGGTCGGCGCTCACCGTCGAGCCCGGCGGCCAGCTGGAACTGAGCTCGCCGCCCGCCACCTCGCTGATGGAGTGCATCGGTACCGTCGCCGCCGACCTCGACACCGCCCGAGCGGTACTGCGCGAGCACGATCTCGGTCTGGTCGGCCTCGGAAATGATCCCTGGCACTCGCCCCGCCGGTTCCTGCGCGAGCCGCGGTACGACGCCATGGAGGCCTGTCTGGACCGGGCGGGCCCGGCCGGCCGCGCCATGATGTGCACCTCCGCGTCCGTGCAGGTGTGCCTGGACTCCGGTTACGAGGAGCCCGGCCCGCTGGGGCACGGTCGGCGCTGGTGGCTGGCGCACCAGCTGGGCGCGGTCCTGGTCGCCGCCTTCGCCAACTCCCCGCTGGCCGGGCGCGAGCCCACGGGCTGGCTGTCCACCCGGCAGTTGCTGTGGATGGAGATCGGCGCGGGCCGCGCGGGCGCACCCCCGCTGGACGGCGATCCGCGGATCGCCTGGGCGCGGCACGTCCTGGACGCGCCGGTGATGTGCGTACGCCGGGAGGGCGGCCCGTGGGACATCCCGGACGGGATGACGTTCCGGGAGTGGACCCGGTCGGGGGCGCCGAGGCCGCCGACGCGGGAGGACCTCGACTACCACCTCACGACGCTGTTCCCGCCGGTCAGGCCGCGTGGCCATCTGGAGCTGCGCATGATCGACGCGCAGCCCGGCGAGGACGGCTGGATCGTGCCGCTGGCCGTGACGACCGCGCTCTTCGACGACCCGGAGGCCGCCGAGACCGCCTACCGCGCCGTGAAGCCGCTGGCCGAGCGCGCCCTGTCGCTGCCCGCGCCGCACAATCCGCTGTGGATCGACGCGGCCCGCTCGGGCCTCGCCGACCCCGAGCTGCGCGAGGTGGCGGACACCTGCTTCGCGACGGCGCTGGAGGCGCTGCCCCGGCTGGGGGTCACGACCGAGGTCACGGACGCCGTGGCGGCGTACCGGGACCGCTATGTCAGCCGGGGCCGCTGCCCCGCCGACGATCTGCTGGACGAGCTCTACGGCACGGACCGCACTCTGCACGGGAAGGACGACCGGACATGA
- a CDS encoding SPFH domain-containing protein, whose protein sequence is MPMVVGVVAGVAVAAVLVLIGLFKMMWRVAEPNEALVISGSKHRTEGLEEGMGFRIVTGRGTLVLPGVQAVRKLSLDLNETELQVDCVTHQGIPLKVRGVVIFKVGDDFVSIANAARRFLDQQKLMSERVHNVFAGHLRSIVGGLTVEDMIRDRDKLTGQTRAACGTEMEKLGLIVDSLQIHEIEDPTGYIQNLAMPHAAAVQRDARIAQAEANRLATEAEQQSFARMAEATRDSEILQAGYQAERDKAGAKARQAGPLADAAARQEVVVQETRVAELEAHRREQQLQADVRKPADAMAYEKRTLAEAERDARISAAQAKAKETELAAAAEATRVKTAAGAEAEATRTRGTATAAATRATGEAEAAAAQAKGLAQAEAAKARGLAEAEAIKARAAALAENQEAVVAQQLAENWPEIVRAGASAFGNVDNMVLLNGADGMADMFAKALTMGGTGLGLARQLLASMNQNGQAPKEASPLNGLAQKVPVDEK, encoded by the coding sequence ATGCCGATGGTTGTCGGCGTCGTTGCGGGGGTGGCAGTAGCTGCCGTCCTCGTTCTGATCGGTCTGTTCAAGATGATGTGGCGGGTCGCCGAACCCAACGAGGCCCTCGTCATCTCCGGCTCCAAGCACCGCACGGAGGGCTTGGAGGAGGGCATGGGCTTTCGCATCGTCACCGGGCGCGGCACGCTGGTGCTGCCCGGTGTGCAGGCGGTGCGCAAGCTGTCGCTCGACCTGAACGAGACCGAGTTGCAGGTGGACTGCGTGACGCACCAGGGCATTCCGCTGAAGGTGCGGGGCGTGGTCATCTTCAAGGTGGGCGACGACTTCGTGTCGATCGCCAACGCGGCCCGCCGCTTCCTGGACCAGCAGAAGCTGATGTCGGAGCGGGTGCACAACGTCTTCGCCGGTCATCTGCGGTCCATCGTGGGCGGGTTGACGGTGGAGGACATGATCCGCGACCGGGACAAGCTCACCGGGCAGACGCGGGCGGCGTGCGGCACGGAGATGGAGAAGCTCGGCCTCATCGTCGACTCGCTGCAGATCCACGAGATCGAGGACCCCACCGGGTACATCCAGAACCTGGCCATGCCGCACGCGGCGGCCGTGCAGCGGGACGCGCGGATCGCACAGGCGGAGGCGAACCGTCTGGCCACGGAGGCGGAGCAGCAGTCGTTCGCGCGGATGGCCGAGGCGACCCGGGACAGCGAGATCCTCCAGGCCGGCTATCAGGCCGAGCGGGACAAGGCTGGTGCCAAGGCCCGGCAGGCCGGTCCGCTCGCCGACGCGGCCGCCCGGCAGGAGGTCGTCGTCCAGGAGACGCGGGTCGCCGAACTGGAGGCGCACCGGCGCGAGCAGCAGCTCCAGGCCGATGTCCGCAAGCCCGCGGACGCGATGGCCTACGAGAAGCGCACGCTGGCCGAGGCCGAGCGCGACGCGCGGATCTCGGCGGCGCAGGCCAAGGCGAAGGAGACGGAACTGGCGGCCGCCGCCGAGGCGACCCGGGTCAAGACGGCCGCGGGCGCCGAGGCGGAGGCCACCAGGACGCGCGGCACGGCAACGGCCGCCGCGACCCGGGCCACCGGCGAGGCGGAAGCCGCGGCCGCGCAGGCCAAGGGCCTCGCCCAGGCCGAGGCGGCCAAGGCCAGGGGGCTCGCGGAGGCGGAGGCCATCAAGGCCCGGGCCGCCGCCCTCGCCGAGAACCAGGAGGCCGTGGTCGCCCAGCAACTCGCCGAGAACTGGCCGGAGATCGTCCGGGCCGGTGCGTCCGCCTTCGGCAACGTCGACAACATGGTGCTGCTCAACGGCGCCGACGGCATGGCGGACATGTTCGCCAAGGCGCTCACCATGGGCGGTACGGGGCTCGGGCTGGCCCGACAGCTGCTCGCCTCGATGAACCAGAACGGACAGGCTCCGAAGGAGGCTTCGCCGCTCAACGGGCTCGCGCAGAAGGTTCCCGTGGACGAGAAGTGA
- the egtB gene encoding ergothioneine biosynthesis protein EgtB, with translation MTDPAHDAETLRERAVTTLTTARARTTLLTSCVKDPDLTAQHSPLMSPLVWDLAHIGNQEEQWLLRTVAGREAIRPEIDGIYDAFEHPRAERPSLPLLPPAEARHYASEVRGRVLDLLESTAFHGTRLTEAGFAFGMIAQHEQQHDETMLITHQLRKGPQALHAPDPEPAPLLTGPSEVLVPGGPFTMGTSTEPWALDNERPAHVREVPPFYIDTTPVTNAAYQAFIEDGGYDDDRWWTAEGWAHIRQHSLHAPLFWRRDGKQWLRRRFGVTEVVPPDEPVLHVCWYEADAYARWAGRRLPTEAEWEKAARHDPAGDRSMRYPWGDADPAPEHANLGQRHLRPAPAGSYPEGESPLGVRQLIGDVWEWTASDFLPYPGFQAFPYKEYSEVFFGPEYKVLRGGSFAVDEVACRGTFRNWDLPIRRQIFSGFRTARSGDV, from the coding sequence ATGACCGACCCCGCCCACGACGCCGAAACGCTACGCGAGCGGGCAGTGACCACCCTCACCACCGCCCGTGCCCGGACGACCCTGCTGACCTCCTGCGTCAAGGATCCCGACCTCACCGCCCAGCACTCGCCGCTGATGTCGCCGCTGGTGTGGGACCTCGCGCACATCGGCAACCAGGAGGAGCAGTGGCTGCTGCGGACGGTCGCCGGGCGGGAGGCGATTCGGCCCGAGATCGACGGCATCTACGACGCCTTCGAGCACCCGCGCGCCGAGCGCCCCTCGCTGCCGCTGCTGCCGCCGGCCGAGGCCCGGCACTACGCGTCCGAGGTGCGCGGCCGGGTGCTGGACCTCCTGGAGAGCACGGCCTTCCACGGAACGCGGCTGACCGAGGCGGGCTTCGCCTTCGGGATGATCGCGCAGCACGAGCAGCAGCACGACGAGACGATGCTGATCACCCATCAGCTCCGCAAGGGCCCGCAGGCCCTGCACGCCCCGGACCCGGAACCGGCGCCCCTGCTCACGGGGCCGTCCGAAGTGCTGGTCCCCGGCGGTCCGTTCACCATGGGCACCTCGACGGAGCCGTGGGCGCTGGACAACGAACGTCCGGCGCATGTGCGCGAGGTGCCGCCGTTCTACATCGACACGACCCCGGTGACGAACGCCGCGTACCAGGCGTTCATCGAGGACGGCGGCTACGACGACGACCGCTGGTGGACGGCCGAGGGCTGGGCGCACATCCGGCAGCACTCCCTGCACGCCCCGCTGTTCTGGCGCCGCGACGGCAAGCAGTGGCTGCGGCGCCGCTTCGGCGTCACCGAGGTCGTACCGCCCGACGAGCCCGTGCTGCACGTGTGCTGGTACGAGGCCGACGCCTACGCCCGCTGGGCCGGACGCCGGCTGCCCACCGAGGCCGAGTGGGAGAAGGCCGCCCGCCACGACCCGGCCGGTGACCGCTCGATGCGCTACCCGTGGGGCGACGCCGACCCGGCGCCCGAGCACGCCAACCTCGGCCAGCGACATCTGCGCCCGGCCCCGGCCGGAAGCTACCCGGAGGGCGAATCGCCGCTCGGGGTACGGCAGTTGATCGGTGATGTCTGGGAGTGGACGGCGAGCGACTTCCTTCCGTACCCGGGGTTCCAGGCCTTCCCGTACAAGGAGTACTCGGAGGTGTTCTTCGGGCCCGAGTACAAGGTGCTGCGGGGCGGTTCGTTCGCGGTGGACGAGGTGGCCTGCCGGGGCACCTTCCGCAACTGGGACCTTCCGATCCGGCGGCAGATCTTCTCCGGGTTCCGCACGGCCCGGTCGGGGGACGTCTGA
- the egtC gene encoding ergothioneine biosynthesis protein EgtC: MCRHVAYVGPEEPLGTLLVEPPHGLYRQSWAPRRQRHGTVNADGFGVGWYAEGDPVPARYRRAGPIWADLSFADLARVVRTTALLAAVRDATLSGADAEAAAAPFAAGPWLFSHNGAVKGWPGSLAPLAPTLPAVDLLSMEARNDSALVWALVLARLRGGDDEGQALADTVLEVAEAAPGSRLNLLLTNGETITATAWGDTLWYLTRPGGGTVVASEPYDDDPHWQEVPDHTLLAASGTDVLLTPLKDPSDALAPARPKEPST; encoded by the coding sequence ATGTGTCGTCATGTGGCTTATGTGGGCCCCGAGGAGCCGCTCGGCACACTCCTCGTGGAGCCGCCGCACGGCCTGTACCGCCAGTCGTGGGCGCCTCGGCGGCAGCGGCACGGGACCGTCAACGCCGATGGTTTCGGGGTGGGTTGGTACGCCGAGGGGGACCCGGTGCCGGCGCGGTACCGCCGGGCCGGGCCCATCTGGGCGGATCTGTCCTTCGCCGATCTGGCCCGGGTCGTACGGACGACCGCGCTGCTCGCCGCCGTACGGGACGCGACGCTGTCGGGCGCCGACGCGGAGGCCGCGGCGGCGCCGTTCGCCGCGGGTCCCTGGCTGTTCAGCCACAACGGCGCCGTGAAGGGCTGGCCGGGCTCGCTCGCGCCGCTCGCGCCGACCCTGCCCGCGGTGGACCTGCTGTCGATGGAGGCCCGCAACGACTCGGCGCTCGTCTGGGCGCTGGTCCTCGCGCGGCTCCGCGGCGGGGACGACGAGGGGCAGGCTCTGGCCGACACCGTTCTGGAGGTCGCCGAGGCGGCCCCGGGCTCCCGGCTGAACCTGCTGCTCACCAACGGCGAGACGATCACCGCGACCGCCTGGGGCGACACCCTCTGGTATCTGACCCGGCCCGGCGGCGGCACCGTAGTGGCCTCCGAGCCCTACGACGACGATCCGCACTGGCAGGAGGTCCCCGACCACACCCTCCTCGCGGCGAGCGGCACCGATGTGCTGCTCACCCCGCTGAAGGACCCCAGCGACGCCCTGGCACCCGCACGACCGAAGGAGCCCAGCACGTGA
- the egtD gene encoding L-histidine N(alpha)-methyltransferase produces the protein MSPFLLTRTLPEDATDAALRADVLKGLTSTPKTLPPKWFYDAQGSELFEKITELPEYYPTRAEREILVDRAGEIAAATGARTLVELGSGSSEKTRYLIDALTGLHTYVPVDVSESALTQAGQALIEERPGLDVHALIADFTGGLTLPGTPGPRLVAFLGGTIGNLLPAERAAFLASVRALLSPGDALLLGTDLVKDERVLVEAYDDAAGVTAAFNKNVLTVIDRELGADFDPGAFEHVALWDPEHEWIEMRLRSRTAQTVKVPALDLAVDFAAGEEMRTEVSAKFRRDGVRAELSAAGLELAHWWTDGQGRFALSLSVAR, from the coding sequence GTGAGTCCGTTCCTTCTCACCCGTACCCTGCCCGAGGACGCCACCGACGCCGCACTGCGCGCCGACGTCCTGAAGGGCCTGACGAGCACGCCGAAGACGCTGCCGCCGAAGTGGTTCTACGACGCTCAGGGCAGCGAACTCTTCGAGAAGATCACCGAGTTGCCCGAGTACTACCCGACGCGCGCCGAGCGCGAGATCCTCGTCGACCGGGCCGGCGAGATCGCCGCGGCCACCGGTGCCCGCACCCTCGTCGAGCTGGGCTCCGGCTCCTCGGAGAAGACGCGGTACCTCATCGACGCGCTGACCGGGCTGCACACGTACGTCCCCGTCGACGTCAGCGAGAGCGCGCTCACCCAGGCCGGACAGGCGCTGATCGAGGAGCGGCCGGGGCTGGACGTGCACGCCCTGATCGCCGACTTCACCGGCGGGCTGACCCTGCCGGGCACGCCGGGCCCCCGGCTGGTGGCGTTCCTGGGCGGCACGATCGGCAATCTGCTGCCGGCCGAGCGCGCCGCGTTCCTCGCCTCCGTCCGCGCCCTGCTCTCCCCCGGTGACGCGCTGCTGCTCGGCACGGACCTGGTCAAGGACGAGCGGGTCCTGGTCGAGGCGTACGACGACGCGGCCGGGGTGACGGCCGCGTTCAACAAGAACGTACTGACCGTGATCGACCGCGAGTTGGGCGCCGACTTCGATCCCGGTGCGTTCGAGCACGTGGCGCTCTGGGACCCGGAGCACGAGTGGATCGAGATGCGGCTGCGCTCCCGCACCGCCCAGACGGTGAAGGTGCCCGCGCTGGACCTCGCCGTCGACTTCGCGGCGGGCGAGGAGATGCGCACCGAGGTGTCGGCGAAGTTCCGCAGGGACGGTGTCCGCGCGGAACTGTCGGCGGCCGGGCTGGAGCTGGCGCACTGGTGGACGGACGGTCAGGGCCGGTTCGCGCTGTCACTGAGTGTGGCGCGATGA
- a CDS encoding TIGR02452 family protein: MSARLRGIAQQTEEIVAAGAYRTPDGRVVSLAAAIEAARDGTRMYGPDPVPTPDPVPQASVAQTFFEVTGESSLEAARRLGAGTAVLNFASARNPGGGYLNGAQAQEEALCRASALYACLLAARAFYDHHRAHRDPFYTDRVIHSPGVPVFRDDRGRPLDEPYTAGFLTAAAPNAGVIRRTAPQRTAELPHALTVRAERVLETAAAHGYRRLVLGAWGCGVFQNDPAQVAGAFRGLLGPGGRFADAFEHVVFGILERTPDGQARAAFAQAFPG; this comes from the coding sequence ATGAGCGCGCGCCTGCGCGGCATCGCGCAGCAGACGGAGGAGATCGTGGCGGCGGGGGCGTACCGCACGCCGGACGGCCGCGTGGTGTCCCTCGCGGCGGCGATCGAGGCGGCGCGGGACGGCACGCGGATGTACGGGCCGGACCCGGTGCCGACGCCGGATCCGGTGCCGCAGGCTTCCGTGGCGCAGACGTTCTTCGAGGTCACGGGCGAGAGCAGCCTGGAGGCGGCCCGTCGGCTCGGCGCCGGGACGGCCGTACTGAACTTCGCCTCGGCCCGCAATCCCGGCGGCGGCTATCTGAACGGCGCCCAGGCCCAGGAGGAGGCCTTGTGCCGCGCCTCCGCGCTGTACGCCTGCCTGCTCGCAGCCCGCGCGTTCTACGACCACCACCGCGCCCACCGCGACCCCTTCTACACGGACCGGGTCATCCACTCACCCGGCGTGCCCGTCTTCCGCGACGACCGCGGCCGACCGCTGGACGAGCCGTACACGGCCGGCTTCCTGACGGCCGCCGCTCCGAACGCGGGTGTCATACGGCGTACGGCCCCGCAGCGCACGGCCGAGCTGCCGCACGCGTTGACCGTACGGGCCGAGCGGGTGCTGGAGACGGCCGCGGCGCACGGGTACCGGCGGCTGGTGCTGGGCGCCTGGGGCTGCGGGGTGTTCCAGAACGACCCCGCGCAGGTGGCGGGGGCGTTCCGGGGGCTGCTCGGCCCCGGTGGGCGGTTCGCCGACGCCTTCGAGCACGTGGTGTTCGGAATCCTGGAGCGCACGCCGGACGGCCAGGCGCGAGCCGCGTTCGCACAGGCGTTCCCGGGGTAG
- a CDS encoding glycoside hydrolase family 43 protein: MIRRPQTPSRRSLLRAMAALPASALILGEAPGLLGTALAAAPPSGSATRYTIVPFLNSNDGTVNVYQSDDATDFRLTKASAYTPPSNRIRDASIFKHTNGYYYITYTTHTWQDTSTTIGFARSADRVNWTFLYDYTVPIANLSRAWAPEFFVDSDGSVNVIVSCSTTNDEWIFTPYLLKATNSALTAWSSPVALSGIGANHIDTFIVKIGSTYHAFTKNETTKYIEYATASNLTGPYTISRTGNWAGWGSYREGPALVQLDNGGWRLFFDGYGDGTYYYSDSYDTFATWSAPAALPAVSGTARHFTVIKETVSGGPALAKNVTRSFRSANYSTRHWQVQSSLLNLPVVTSSSTTAEKQASTFTVVPGLADANGYSFRDASGRYLRHWDFRARFDTNDGTSTFAKDATFVARTGTSSGSIRFESYNYPGYYLRHYNYELRVERSNGTDLFLQDSSFVPVTAWA, encoded by the coding sequence GTGATCAGACGCCCCCAGACCCCGTCCCGCCGCAGCCTGCTGCGCGCGATGGCCGCCCTGCCCGCCTCGGCGCTGATCCTGGGCGAGGCCCCCGGCCTGCTCGGCACGGCACTGGCGGCCGCACCGCCGAGCGGCTCGGCCACCCGCTACACGATCGTGCCGTTCCTGAACAGCAACGACGGGACCGTGAACGTCTACCAGTCGGACGACGCCACCGACTTCCGGCTGACCAAGGCCTCCGCCTACACGCCGCCCAGCAACCGCATCCGCGACGCCAGCATCTTCAAGCACACCAACGGCTACTACTACATCACTTACACGACCCACACCTGGCAGGACACCAGCACCACCATCGGCTTCGCCCGCAGCGCCGACCGGGTCAACTGGACCTTCCTGTACGACTACACGGTCCCGATCGCCAACCTCTCCCGGGCCTGGGCGCCGGAGTTCTTCGTCGACAGTGACGGCAGCGTCAACGTCATCGTGTCCTGCTCGACCACCAACGACGAGTGGATCTTCACGCCGTATCTGCTGAAGGCCACGAACTCCGCGCTGACGGCGTGGAGTTCACCGGTGGCGCTGTCCGGCATCGGCGCGAACCACATCGACACCTTCATCGTGAAGATCGGCTCGACCTACCACGCCTTCACGAAGAACGAGACGACGAAGTACATCGAGTACGCGACGGCGTCGAACCTCACCGGCCCCTACACGATCTCCCGCACGGGCAACTGGGCGGGCTGGGGCAGCTACCGCGAGGGTCCCGCCCTGGTACAGCTCGACAACGGCGGCTGGCGGCTCTTCTTCGACGGCTACGGCGACGGCACGTACTACTACAGCGACAGCTACGACACCTTCGCCACCTGGTCAGCCCCGGCCGCCCTGCCCGCCGTCTCGGGGACGGCCCGCCACTTCACGGTCATCAAGGAGACTGTCTCCGGCGGCCCGGCCCTGGCCAAGAACGTCACCCGTTCCTTCCGGTCGGCCAACTACTCCACCCGCCACTGGCAGGTGCAGTCCTCCCTGCTCAACCTCCCGGTGGTCACCAGCTCCAGCACGACCGCCGAGAAGCAGGCCTCGACGTTCACGGTCGTGCCCGGCCTCGCCGACGCGAACGGCTACTCCTTCCGCGACGCCTCCGGCCGCTATCTGCGCCACTGGGACTTCCGGGCCCGCTTCGACACCAACGACGGCACCTCGACGTTCGCCAAGGACGCCACGTTCGTCGCCCGCACGGGCACGTCGAGCGGTTCGATCCGCTTCGAGTCGTACAACTACCCCGGGTACTACCTGCGGCACTACAACTACGAGCTGCGGGTGGAACGGTCGAACGGGACGGATCTGTTCCTGCAGGACAGCTCGTTCGTACCGGTGACCGCCTGGGCCTGA
- a CDS encoding SDR family NAD(P)-dependent oxidoreductase, with the protein MTGLAGLRAVVTGGASGIGLATARALAAQGAAVAVLDLDPGGVSEPLLGFKADVGDDTSVRAAVEQAAERLGGLDILVNNAGIGAAGTVEDNTDEQWHRVLDVNVLGIVRTTRAALPHLRRSAHASVVNTCSIAATAGLPQRALYSASKGAVLSLTLAMAADHVREGVRVNCVNPGTADTPWVSRLLDAADDPEAERAALNARQPMGRLVTADEVAAAIVYLASPAAASVTGTALAVDGGMQGLRLRPVDRP; encoded by the coding sequence ATGACTGGTCTGGCAGGACTCAGAGCCGTCGTCACCGGGGGCGCGTCCGGCATCGGGCTGGCCACGGCCCGCGCACTGGCGGCGCAGGGCGCGGCAGTGGCCGTGCTCGACCTCGATCCGGGCGGCGTCAGCGAACCGCTGCTCGGTTTCAAGGCCGACGTCGGCGACGACACCTCCGTGCGTGCCGCCGTGGAACAGGCCGCCGAGCGGCTCGGCGGCCTGGACATCCTCGTGAACAACGCGGGCATCGGCGCGGCGGGCACCGTGGAGGACAACACCGACGAGCAGTGGCACCGAGTCCTGGACGTCAACGTCCTCGGCATCGTTCGCACCACGCGCGCGGCCCTGCCCCACCTGCGCCGCTCCGCGCACGCGTCCGTCGTCAACACCTGCTCCATCGCGGCCACCGCGGGACTGCCACAGCGCGCCCTCTACTCCGCCAGCAAGGGCGCCGTCCTGTCGCTCACCCTGGCGATGGCCGCCGACCACGTCCGCGAGGGCGTCCGCGTCAACTGCGTCAACCCCGGGACCGCCGACACACCATGGGTCTCCCGGCTGCTGGACGCGGCCGACGACCCAGAGGCCGAGCGCGCCGCCCTCAACGCCCGCCAGCCGATGGGACGCCTGGTGACCGCCGACGAAGTCGCCGCCGCCATCGTCTACTTGGCGAGTCCGGCAGCTGCGTCCGTCACCGGCACCGCGCTCGCGGTGGACGGCGGCATGCAGGGACTGCGGCTGCGCCCGGTGGACCGGCCGTGA
- a CDS encoding type II toxin-antitoxin system PemK/MazF family toxin, with product MSTYTDENVPGRHGPTATTEAEPRAVGKVRTEYSPAHDGDPDPGEIVWTWVPFEENDGRGKDRPVLVVAREAAGTLLAVQLSSKRHDGDREWVAIGSGPWDRTGRDSWVDVDRILRLHERGMRREACALDRGRFNLVRQRLHERYGWT from the coding sequence GTGAGCACGTACACCGACGAGAACGTCCCGGGCCGCCACGGCCCCACCGCCACCACCGAGGCCGAGCCCCGCGCGGTCGGCAAGGTGCGCACCGAGTACTCCCCCGCGCACGACGGCGACCCCGACCCCGGGGAGATCGTCTGGACCTGGGTGCCCTTCGAGGAGAACGACGGGCGGGGCAAGGACCGCCCGGTGCTCGTGGTGGCCCGGGAGGCCGCCGGCACCCTCCTCGCCGTGCAGCTCTCCAGCAAGCGGCACGACGGGGACCGTGAGTGGGTCGCCATCGGCAGCGGGCCGTGGGACCGTACGGGGCGCGACTCCTGGGTCGACGTGGACCGCATCCTCCGGCTGCACGAGCGGGGCATGCGCCGCGAGGCGTGCGCCCTGGACCGGGGGCGGTTCAACCTGGTCAGGCAACGGCTGCACGAGCGCTACGGCTGGACCTGA
- a CDS encoding amidase has product MTPDRAAGLAESARALADGEVTSRALVAAALARIEATQGTLNAFRVVRTEAALTEAKAADEELAAGVRKPLLGVPVAVKDDMDVAGEPTAFGCCGEFPPVAEDGEAVRRLRAAGAVIIGKTNTCELGQWPFTEGPAFGATRNPWHPDHTPGGSSGGSAAAVAAGLVPAALGSDGAGSVRIPASWTHLIGIKPQRGRISTWPRGESFQGITVNGTLARTVADAALLLDATAGNHDLDPHRPPAVDASAAVGRDPGRLRIALSLKPPFTAVPARLQPEVRARVVRLAEKLGSLGHFVEEADPPYGQIGLTFVPRATVGIAEWASDAPFPALLDPRTRGAVRLGRLLGGAPLRAARRAEAVLHRRIGAFYESYDVVLAPTTAAPPPRIGAMLELGGFATDRAMIAACPYAWPWNVLGWPGVNVPAGFVDGLPVGAQLLGPANSEPLLVSLAAQLEAELRWHELWPPQQGEHMSAPVV; this is encoded by the coding sequence ATGACTCCCGACCGTGCCGCAGGCCTCGCCGAGTCCGCCCGAGCGCTGGCTGACGGGGAGGTGACGTCGCGGGCGCTCGTCGCGGCGGCGCTGGCGCGGATCGAGGCGACCCAGGGCACCCTCAACGCCTTCCGGGTGGTCCGGACCGAGGCCGCGCTCACCGAGGCGAAGGCCGCCGACGAGGAGCTCGCCGCCGGGGTGCGCAAGCCGCTGCTGGGCGTGCCGGTCGCGGTGAAGGACGACATGGACGTGGCGGGCGAGCCGACCGCGTTCGGCTGTTGCGGTGAGTTCCCGCCGGTCGCCGAGGACGGGGAGGCGGTACGGCGACTGCGCGCGGCCGGGGCGGTGATCATCGGCAAGACGAACACCTGCGAGCTGGGGCAGTGGCCGTTCACCGAGGGGCCCGCCTTCGGCGCAACCCGCAACCCGTGGCACCCGGACCATACTCCGGGTGGCTCGTCCGGCGGTTCGGCGGCTGCCGTGGCCGCCGGTCTGGTGCCCGCCGCGCTCGGCTCGGACGGCGCCGGTTCGGTACGGATCCCGGCCTCGTGGACCCATCTGATCGGCATCAAGCCACAGCGCGGCCGCATCTCCACCTGGCCGCGCGGCGAGTCCTTCCAGGGCATCACCGTCAACGGCACCCTCGCCCGTACGGTGGCCGACGCGGCCCTCCTGCTGGACGCCACCGCCGGCAACCACGACCTCGACCCGCACCGGCCGCCGGCGGTCGACGCCTCCGCGGCGGTCGGCCGCGACCCCGGCCGGCTGCGGATCGCGCTCTCCCTCAAGCCACCGTTCACCGCCGTGCCCGCCCGGCTGCAGCCCGAGGTGCGGGCCAGGGTGGTCCGACTCGCCGAGAAACTGGGCTCGTTGGGGCACTTCGTCGAGGAGGCCGATCCGCCGTACGGCCAGATCGGGCTGACCTTCGTCCCCCGTGCCACGGTCGGTATCGCCGAGTGGGCGAGCGACGCGCCCTTCCCCGCACTGCTGGACCCGCGCACCCGGGGCGCCGTGCGGCTGGGCCGGCTCCTCGGCGGGGCCCCGCTGCGGGCGGCCCGGCGCGCGGAGGCGGTGCTGCACCGTCGTATCGGCGCGTTCTACGAGTCGTACGACGTGGTCCTCGCGCCCACAACCGCCGCTCCGCCGCCCCGAATCGGCGCGATGCTCGAACTCGGCGGTTTCGCGACCGACCGCGCGATGATCGCCGCCTGCCCCTATGCCTGGCCCTGGAACGTGCTGGGCTGGCCCGGCGTCAACGTTCCCGCCGGGTTCGTGGACGGGCTGCCCGTCGGCGCCCAGCTGCTCGGCCCGGCGAACAGCGAGCCGCTGCTGGTCTCGCTGGCCGCGCAGTTGGAGGCGGAGCTGCGCTGGCACGAGCTGTGGCCGCCGCAGCAGGGCGAGCACATGTCGGCCCCGGTCGTCTGA